One window from the genome of Hippocampus zosterae strain Florida chromosome 7, ASM2543408v3, whole genome shotgun sequence encodes:
- the LOC127603740 gene encoding ras/Rap GTPase-activating protein SynGAP-like isoform X1 gives MDGSSKSWLPHQGQFGLGGQVEVCCGGPGVLTPNQSRRASFASVRQSSMETPPNATPQSFRQPSFLNRRLKGSIKRAKSQPKLDRTSSFRQMILPRFRSADQERTRLMQSFKESHSHESLLSPSSAAEALDLVLDEDAVIKPVHSSILGQEYCFEVTTNSGTKCFACRSASERDKWIENLQRAVKPNKDNSRRVDNVLKLWIIEARDLPTKKRYYCELCLDDMLYARTTSKPRTDTVFWGEHFEFNNLPTIRSLRLHLYKETDKKRRKEKSTYLGLVSIPISSITGRQFVEQWYPVIQSSVLAKSGGVGSGKVINASLRVKSRYQTMNILPMELYKEFAEYITNNYRTLCAVLEPLLSVKSKEEVAFALVHILQSTGKTKEFLSDMAMCEVDRFMEREHMIFRENTLATKAVEEYLKLIGHRYLKEGIGDFIRALYESEENCEVDPMRVPPSVLADHQANLRMCCELLLCKIINSLCIFPRELKEVFASWRARCAERGREDLADSLISSSLFLRFMCPAIMSPSLFNLTQEYPVERTSRTLTLIAKVMQNLASFNKFGPKEEYMYFMNEFLEMEWGSMQQFLYEISNMDAGGNAGGFEGYIDLGRELSMLHSLLWEVMGQLSKDAILKLGPLPRLLNDISVALRNPQLHAATNHQPERPKDRLFSRPTFNRLMSSDFQSLMMRDLNSSIDINRLPSPPTGVSAVESLSSNLNMRRQAERDLRSSREVFYVTRPPLARSSPAYCTSSSDITEPDPKVHSVNKSVSMMDLQDSRMNSISNLNSVGDMLASSQASIAGLGHSFSNLGGPLRMAGHLPSGSAGSGLRLSQIGHIGGPTESISQQQQQAAAAMHYPLSFQNPLFHLAAQNSPAQPPPPPLLLAPEPENGHHDYTPAFGNNVFSRSEDLSVLRSQNSLVQPSIVHSHSYSDDFTRQNQNNDLVWHQLSLQVQESLQQQHMMGVASQTPTGTGTPASLATPPTTVHPVRQSSIAPQLLKSQRSVNTPATATPPKARPQSRNLLLESTDANFVQAKQRQAQPPSQQQQQQQQPTQTQQQDTAADSPAPGLPFQTGAAKENQNPSSAVANAEDSKDTPTKSGKKSQQLQPPQQHLLKPLGNKQGSQSNLNERTVAWVSNMPHLSADIESLRPDREGQLKEYSKSMDESRLERVREYEEEIHSLKERLKMSHRKLEEYEHRLASQEQQTSKILQQYQCRLEDSERRLKQQQVEKDSQIKGIINRLMAVEDELRGGAIPDIKPRILTDQSICQGYGGLSGS, from the exons CGTGGCTGCCACATCAGGGTCAGTTTGGTTTGGGTGGTCAAGTGGAAGTGTGCTGTGGCGGACCCGGCGTTTTAACCCCAA ACCAATCGCGCAGGGCAAGTTTTGCCTCTGTGCGACAATCAAGCATGGAAACTCCTCCCAACGCTACCCCACAGTCCTTCAGACAGCCG AGTTTCCTCAATAGAAGGCTGAAGGGCTCCATCAAGAGGGCCAAAAGTCAGCCCAAACTAGACCGGACCAGCAGCTTTCGACAAATGATTCTGCCCCGGTTCCGTAGCGCTGATCAAGAGAG GACACGCTTGATGCAGAGTTTCAAAGAATCCCACTCCCACGAGTCGCTGCTCTCTCCCAGCAGCGCTGCCGAGGCTTTGGACTTGGTGCTGGACGAAGACGCCGTCATAAAGCCGGTCCACTCCAGCATTTTAGGACAAGAATATTGCTTTGAG GTGACCACAAATTCAGGGACAAAATGCTTCGCCTGTCGTTCTGCATCGGAGAGAGACAAGTGGATCGAAAACCTGCAAAGAGCCGTCAAACCCAACAAG GACAACAGCAGGCGTGTGGACAACGTTCTGAAGTTATGGATCATCGAAGCCCGGGACCTTCCGACCAAGAAGCGCTACTACTGTGAGCTGTGCCTGGACGACATGCTGTATGCCCGCACCACCAGCAAACCTCGCACGGACACCGTCTTCTGGGGCGAGCATTTTGAGTTCAACAACCTGCCCACCATTCGTAGCCTTCGGTTGCACCTCTACAAGGAGACGGACAAAAAGAGACGCAAG GAGAAAAGCACATACCTTGGCCTGGTCAGCATCCCCATCTCCAGCATCACGGGCCGTCAGTTTGTGGAGCAGTGGTATCCCGTCATCCAGTCCAGCGTTTTGGCCAAAAGCGGCGGCGTAGGGAGCGGCAAAGTCATCAACGCCTCGCTCCGCGTCAAGTCACGCTACCAGACCATGAACATCCTCCCCATGGAGCTGTACAAGGAGTTTGCCGAGTACATCACCAACAACTACCGAACACTGTGCGCAGTCCTGGAGCCGCTGTTGAGCGTAAAGAGCAAAGAGGAAGTGGCATTTGCCCTGGTGCACATCCTCCAAAGCACCGGCAAAACCAAG GAGTTCCTCTCCGACATGGCGATGTGTGAGGTGGATCGATTCATGGAGCGTGAGCACATGATCTTCCGCGAGAACACACTCGCCACGAAGGCTGTGGAGGAGTACCTCAAGCTGATTGGTCACCGATACCTCAAGGAAGGGATAG GCGACTTCATCCGAGCCCTGTATGAATCTGAAGAGAACTGCGAGGTGGACCCCATGCGAGTCCCGCCGTCAGTCCTGGCGGACCACCAAGCTAACCTCCGCATGTGCTGTGAGCTCTTACTCTGCAAGATCATCAACTCCCTCTG CATTTTCCCTCGCGAGCTGAAGGAGGTGTTTGCCTCGTGGCGGGCCCGCTGCGCCGAGCGCGGCAGGGAGGACCTGGCTGATAGCCTCATCAGCTCCTCGCTGTTCCTCCGCTTCATGTGCCCGGCCATCATGTCGCCCTCGCTCTTCAACCTGACGCAGGAGTATCCGGTGGAGCGTACCTCGCGGACCCTCACACTCATCGCCAAGGTCATGCAGAACTTGGCCAGCTTCAACAA GTTTGGGCCAAAGGAAGAATACATGTACTTCATGAACGAGTTCTTGGAGATGGAGTGGGGCTCCATGCAGCAGTTCCTCTATGAAATCTCCAACATGGACGCTGGAGGCAACGCGGGAGGCTTTGAGGGCTACATCGACCTCGGCAGGGAACTGTCCATGCTGCACAGTCTGCTATGGGAGGTCATGGGCCAGCTTAGCAAg GACGCCATTCTCAAACTGGGCCCGCTGCCTCGGCTGTTGAATGACATCAGTGTGGCCCTGCGGAACCCTCAGCTACACGCCGCCACCAACCACCAACCCGAGCGGCCCAAGGACAGACTCTTCTCTCGGCCCACGTTCAATCGCCTCATGTCCTCCGACTTCCAGAGCCTGATGATGCGCGACTTAAACAG TTCCATAGATATCAACCGCCTGCCGTCGCCCCCCACTGGTGTGTCGGCCGTTGAGTCTCTCTCGTCCAACCTCAACATGAGGCGCCAAGCCGAACGAGACCTGCGCTCCTCCCGGGAGGTGTTCTATGTCACCCGGCCTCCGCTGGCCCGCTCCAGCCCGGCATATTGCACCAGCAGTTCAGACATCACGGAACCCGACCCCAAG GTTCACAGCGTGAATAAAAGTGTGTCTATGATGGACCTCCAAGACTCGCGCATGAACAGCATCTCCAACCTGAACTCCGTGGGGGACATGCTCGCGTCCTCGCAGGCCTCCATCGCCGGCCTGGGCCACAGTTTCAGCAACTTGGGGGGCCCACTCCGAATGGCCGGCCACCTGCCCAGCGGCTCGGCGGGCTCCGGCCTGAGGCTTAGCCAGATTGGCCACATCGGCGGCCCCACTGAGTCCAtttcccagcagcagcagcaggcggcGGCAGCCATGCACTACCCGCTGTCCTTCCAGAACCCTCTCTTCCACCTGGCGGCGCAGAACTCCCCGGCccagcccccgccgccgcccctcCTGTTGGCCCCGGAGCCGGAGAACGGCCACCATGACTATACCCCGGCATTCGGCAATAACGTGTTCTCCCGCAGCGAGGACCTGTCGGTGCTGCGCTCTCAGAACAGCCTAGTTCAGCCCAGCATCGTCCACTCACATAGCTACAGCGATGATTTCACCCGTCAGAACCAGAACAATGATTTAGTTTGGCATCAGCTCTCACTGCAAGTGCAG GAGTCGCTCCAGCAGCAGCACATGATGGGCGTCGCTTCTCAGACGCCCACCGGAACCGGCACGCCCGCCTCCTTGGCCACGCCGCCTACGACCGTCCACCCTGTGCGCCAGTCCTCCATTGCCCCCCAGCTCCTCAAGTCCCAGCGCTCCGTCAACACCCCGGCCACGGCCACGCCGCCCAAGGCCCGACCCCAGAGCAGGAATCTCCTATTGGAGTCTACCGACGCAAACTTTGTTCAGGCCAAACAGCGGCAAGCTCAGCCaccgtcacaacaacaacaacaacaacagcaaccaaCACAAACACAGCAGCAGGACACTGCAGCTGATAGTCCGGCTCCCGGGCTGCCTTTTCAGACGGGGGCCGCCAAAGAGAACCAGAACCCATCCTCGGCGGTTGCCAACGCCGAAGACTCGAAGGACACGCCAACCAAAAGCGGCAAAAAGTCGCAACAGTTGCAGCCTCCGCAGCAACATCTGCTTAAGCCCCTTGGCAACAAACAG GGTTCCCAGTCCAACCTGAATGAGCGCACGGTGGCCTGGGTGTCCAACATGCCGCATCTTTCCGCCGACATTGAGAGTCTGAGGCCCGACCGCGAGGGCCAGCTTAAGGAGTACTCCAAGAGCATGGACGAATCCCGCTTGGAGAGG GTGAGGGAGTACGAGGAGGAGATCCACTCCTTGAAAGAGCGCCTGAAGATGTCCCATCGCAAGCTGGAGGAATACGAGCATAGGCTCGCGTCGCAGGAGCAGCAGACCAGCAAGATCCTGCAGCAGTACCAGTGCCGCCTGGAGGACAGCGAGCGGCGTCTTAAACAGCAGCAAGTGGAAAAGGACTCCCAAATCAAAGGCATCATCAACAG ACTCATGGCTGTGGAAGATGAGCTGAGAGGGGGTGCCATTCCTGATATTAAGCCTCGAATCCTCACAGACCAG TCTATCTGCCAGGGCTATGGGGGCCTCTCTGGATCCTGA
- the LOC127603740 gene encoding ras/Rap GTPase-activating protein SynGAP-like isoform X2: MDGSSKSWLPHQGQFGLGGQVEVCCGGPGVLTPNQSRRASFASVRQSSMETPPNATPQSFRQPSFLNRRLKGSIKRAKSQPKLDRTSSFRQMILPRFRSADQERTRLMQSFKESHSHESLLSPSSAAEALDLVLDEDAVIKPVHSSILGQEYCFEVTTNSGTKCFACRSASERDKWIENLQRAVKPNKDNSRRVDNVLKLWIIEARDLPTKKRYYCELCLDDMLYARTTSKPRTDTVFWGEHFEFNNLPTIRSLRLHLYKETDKKRRKEKSTYLGLVSIPISSITGRQFVEQWYPVIQSSVLAKSGGVGSGKVINASLRVKSRYQTMNILPMELYKEFAEYITNNYRTLCAVLEPLLSVKSKEEVAFALVHILQSTGKTKEFLSDMAMCEVDRFMEREHMIFRENTLATKAVEEYLKLIGHRYLKEGIGDFIRALYESEENCEVDPMRVPPSVLADHQANLRMCCELLLCKIINSLCIFPRELKEVFASWRARCAERGREDLADSLISSSLFLRFMCPAIMSPSLFNLTQEYPVERTSRTLTLIAKVMQNLASFNKFGPKEEYMYFMNEFLEMEWGSMQQFLYEISNMDAGGNAGGFEGYIDLGRELSMLHSLLWEVMGQLSKDAILKLGPLPRLLNDISVALRNPQLHAATNHQPERPKDRLFSRPTFNRLMSSDFQSLMMRDLNSSIDINRLPSPPTGVSAVESLSSNLNMRRQAERDLRSSREVFYVTRPPLARSSPAYCTSSSDITEPDPKVHSVNKSVSMMDLQDSRMNSISNLNSVGDMLASSQASIAGLGHSFSNLGGPLRMAGHLPSGSAGSGLRLSQIGHIGGPTESISQQQQQAAAAMHYPLSFQNPLFHLAAQNSPAQPPPPPLLLAPEPENGHHDYTPAFGNNVFSRSEDLSVLRSQNSLVQPSIVHSHSYSDDFTRQNQNNDLVWHQLSLQVQESLQQQHMMGVASQTPTGTGTPASLATPPTTVHPVRQSSIAPQLLKSQRSVNTPATATPPKARPQSRNLLLESTDANFVQAKQRQAQPPSQQQQQQQQPTQTQQQDTAADSPAPGLPFQTGAAKENQNPSSAVANAEDSKDTPTKSGKKSQQLQPPQQHLLKPLGNKQGSQSNLNERTVAWVSNMPHLSADIESLRPDREGQLKEYSKSMDESRLERVREYEEEIHSLKERLKMSHRKLEEYEHRLASQEQQTSKILQQYQCRLEDSERRLKQQQVEKDSQIKGIINSLSARAMGASLDPDCHYESDQDP, translated from the exons CGTGGCTGCCACATCAGGGTCAGTTTGGTTTGGGTGGTCAAGTGGAAGTGTGCTGTGGCGGACCCGGCGTTTTAACCCCAA ACCAATCGCGCAGGGCAAGTTTTGCCTCTGTGCGACAATCAAGCATGGAAACTCCTCCCAACGCTACCCCACAGTCCTTCAGACAGCCG AGTTTCCTCAATAGAAGGCTGAAGGGCTCCATCAAGAGGGCCAAAAGTCAGCCCAAACTAGACCGGACCAGCAGCTTTCGACAAATGATTCTGCCCCGGTTCCGTAGCGCTGATCAAGAGAG GACACGCTTGATGCAGAGTTTCAAAGAATCCCACTCCCACGAGTCGCTGCTCTCTCCCAGCAGCGCTGCCGAGGCTTTGGACTTGGTGCTGGACGAAGACGCCGTCATAAAGCCGGTCCACTCCAGCATTTTAGGACAAGAATATTGCTTTGAG GTGACCACAAATTCAGGGACAAAATGCTTCGCCTGTCGTTCTGCATCGGAGAGAGACAAGTGGATCGAAAACCTGCAAAGAGCCGTCAAACCCAACAAG GACAACAGCAGGCGTGTGGACAACGTTCTGAAGTTATGGATCATCGAAGCCCGGGACCTTCCGACCAAGAAGCGCTACTACTGTGAGCTGTGCCTGGACGACATGCTGTATGCCCGCACCACCAGCAAACCTCGCACGGACACCGTCTTCTGGGGCGAGCATTTTGAGTTCAACAACCTGCCCACCATTCGTAGCCTTCGGTTGCACCTCTACAAGGAGACGGACAAAAAGAGACGCAAG GAGAAAAGCACATACCTTGGCCTGGTCAGCATCCCCATCTCCAGCATCACGGGCCGTCAGTTTGTGGAGCAGTGGTATCCCGTCATCCAGTCCAGCGTTTTGGCCAAAAGCGGCGGCGTAGGGAGCGGCAAAGTCATCAACGCCTCGCTCCGCGTCAAGTCACGCTACCAGACCATGAACATCCTCCCCATGGAGCTGTACAAGGAGTTTGCCGAGTACATCACCAACAACTACCGAACACTGTGCGCAGTCCTGGAGCCGCTGTTGAGCGTAAAGAGCAAAGAGGAAGTGGCATTTGCCCTGGTGCACATCCTCCAAAGCACCGGCAAAACCAAG GAGTTCCTCTCCGACATGGCGATGTGTGAGGTGGATCGATTCATGGAGCGTGAGCACATGATCTTCCGCGAGAACACACTCGCCACGAAGGCTGTGGAGGAGTACCTCAAGCTGATTGGTCACCGATACCTCAAGGAAGGGATAG GCGACTTCATCCGAGCCCTGTATGAATCTGAAGAGAACTGCGAGGTGGACCCCATGCGAGTCCCGCCGTCAGTCCTGGCGGACCACCAAGCTAACCTCCGCATGTGCTGTGAGCTCTTACTCTGCAAGATCATCAACTCCCTCTG CATTTTCCCTCGCGAGCTGAAGGAGGTGTTTGCCTCGTGGCGGGCCCGCTGCGCCGAGCGCGGCAGGGAGGACCTGGCTGATAGCCTCATCAGCTCCTCGCTGTTCCTCCGCTTCATGTGCCCGGCCATCATGTCGCCCTCGCTCTTCAACCTGACGCAGGAGTATCCGGTGGAGCGTACCTCGCGGACCCTCACACTCATCGCCAAGGTCATGCAGAACTTGGCCAGCTTCAACAA GTTTGGGCCAAAGGAAGAATACATGTACTTCATGAACGAGTTCTTGGAGATGGAGTGGGGCTCCATGCAGCAGTTCCTCTATGAAATCTCCAACATGGACGCTGGAGGCAACGCGGGAGGCTTTGAGGGCTACATCGACCTCGGCAGGGAACTGTCCATGCTGCACAGTCTGCTATGGGAGGTCATGGGCCAGCTTAGCAAg GACGCCATTCTCAAACTGGGCCCGCTGCCTCGGCTGTTGAATGACATCAGTGTGGCCCTGCGGAACCCTCAGCTACACGCCGCCACCAACCACCAACCCGAGCGGCCCAAGGACAGACTCTTCTCTCGGCCCACGTTCAATCGCCTCATGTCCTCCGACTTCCAGAGCCTGATGATGCGCGACTTAAACAG TTCCATAGATATCAACCGCCTGCCGTCGCCCCCCACTGGTGTGTCGGCCGTTGAGTCTCTCTCGTCCAACCTCAACATGAGGCGCCAAGCCGAACGAGACCTGCGCTCCTCCCGGGAGGTGTTCTATGTCACCCGGCCTCCGCTGGCCCGCTCCAGCCCGGCATATTGCACCAGCAGTTCAGACATCACGGAACCCGACCCCAAG GTTCACAGCGTGAATAAAAGTGTGTCTATGATGGACCTCCAAGACTCGCGCATGAACAGCATCTCCAACCTGAACTCCGTGGGGGACATGCTCGCGTCCTCGCAGGCCTCCATCGCCGGCCTGGGCCACAGTTTCAGCAACTTGGGGGGCCCACTCCGAATGGCCGGCCACCTGCCCAGCGGCTCGGCGGGCTCCGGCCTGAGGCTTAGCCAGATTGGCCACATCGGCGGCCCCACTGAGTCCAtttcccagcagcagcagcaggcggcGGCAGCCATGCACTACCCGCTGTCCTTCCAGAACCCTCTCTTCCACCTGGCGGCGCAGAACTCCCCGGCccagcccccgccgccgcccctcCTGTTGGCCCCGGAGCCGGAGAACGGCCACCATGACTATACCCCGGCATTCGGCAATAACGTGTTCTCCCGCAGCGAGGACCTGTCGGTGCTGCGCTCTCAGAACAGCCTAGTTCAGCCCAGCATCGTCCACTCACATAGCTACAGCGATGATTTCACCCGTCAGAACCAGAACAATGATTTAGTTTGGCATCAGCTCTCACTGCAAGTGCAG GAGTCGCTCCAGCAGCAGCACATGATGGGCGTCGCTTCTCAGACGCCCACCGGAACCGGCACGCCCGCCTCCTTGGCCACGCCGCCTACGACCGTCCACCCTGTGCGCCAGTCCTCCATTGCCCCCCAGCTCCTCAAGTCCCAGCGCTCCGTCAACACCCCGGCCACGGCCACGCCGCCCAAGGCCCGACCCCAGAGCAGGAATCTCCTATTGGAGTCTACCGACGCAAACTTTGTTCAGGCCAAACAGCGGCAAGCTCAGCCaccgtcacaacaacaacaacaacaacagcaaccaaCACAAACACAGCAGCAGGACACTGCAGCTGATAGTCCGGCTCCCGGGCTGCCTTTTCAGACGGGGGCCGCCAAAGAGAACCAGAACCCATCCTCGGCGGTTGCCAACGCCGAAGACTCGAAGGACACGCCAACCAAAAGCGGCAAAAAGTCGCAACAGTTGCAGCCTCCGCAGCAACATCTGCTTAAGCCCCTTGGCAACAAACAG GGTTCCCAGTCCAACCTGAATGAGCGCACGGTGGCCTGGGTGTCCAACATGCCGCATCTTTCCGCCGACATTGAGAGTCTGAGGCCCGACCGCGAGGGCCAGCTTAAGGAGTACTCCAAGAGCATGGACGAATCCCGCTTGGAGAGG GTGAGGGAGTACGAGGAGGAGATCCACTCCTTGAAAGAGCGCCTGAAGATGTCCCATCGCAAGCTGGAGGAATACGAGCATAGGCTCGCGTCGCAGGAGCAGCAGACCAGCAAGATCCTGCAGCAGTACCAGTGCCGCCTGGAGGACAGCGAGCGGCGTCTTAAACAGCAGCAAGTGGAAAAGGACTCCCAAATCAAAGGCATCATCAACAG TCTATCTGCCAGGGCTATGGGGGCCTCTCTGGATCCTGACTGCCACTACGAAAGCGACCAGGATCCGTGA